Proteins encoded in a region of the Mucilaginibacter sabulilitoris genome:
- a CDS encoding ADP-ribosylglycohydrolase family protein, with amino-acid sequence MTRLKILALAVLLCLGGIACTENKNQDSSLKITKDALMDKIKGGWAGQTIGVTFGGPTEFRFQGTLIQDYQPITWYDGYLKKTMEESPDLYDDIYMDLTFVDVLEKAGLDAPVDSFANAFAHAGYNLWHANQAARFNILNGIKAPQSGYWINNPHADDIDFQIEADFSGLMSPGMPKAATKIDDKVGHIMNYGDGWYGGVYVSSMYSLAFTSSDINYVVTEALKAIPEQSEFYQCISDVIKWHKQYPEDWKQSWFEIQKKWSSDVGCPEGVFHPFDIDAKLNSAYIVLGLLYGNGDFTKTLEIATRAGQDSDCNPSSVGGILGAMLGYNKIPAYWKMGLKDIEDMDFKYTTMSLNKVYAISYKHALEMIKRNGGTVEAADVTIKLQKPEAVRYEKSFDGLYPVAKKSLPPVNNPNEITFDFEGTGFALRGAADKKKNKLPDYIFEADMYIDGNKVETAKLPTRYTTRRYELFWKYQLPNKKHTVRVLIKNPNPDYDLRATEYLVYSDKPAETSHAK; translated from the coding sequence ATGACCAGATTAAAAATATTGGCCTTAGCTGTACTATTATGCCTTGGCGGCATAGCCTGTACAGAAAACAAAAATCAGGACTCTTCCCTGAAAATTACCAAAGATGCATTAATGGATAAAATAAAAGGTGGATGGGCCGGGCAAACCATCGGCGTTACCTTCGGCGGGCCAACGGAGTTCAGGTTTCAGGGTACGCTTATTCAGGATTATCAGCCGATAACGTGGTATGATGGATACCTGAAAAAAACTATGGAGGAGTCGCCTGATCTGTATGACGATATTTATATGGACCTGACCTTTGTGGATGTACTTGAAAAAGCAGGCCTTGATGCGCCTGTAGATTCCTTTGCGAACGCGTTTGCACATGCCGGGTATAATTTATGGCATGCTAATCAGGCTGCTCGTTTTAATATTCTTAACGGTATTAAAGCGCCTCAATCGGGTTATTGGATAAATAACCCACATGCAGATGATATCGATTTTCAGATAGAAGCCGATTTTTCTGGCTTAATGAGCCCGGGTATGCCAAAAGCAGCTACAAAAATTGACGACAAGGTAGGGCACATCATGAATTATGGTGATGGTTGGTATGGCGGTGTATACGTAAGCTCCATGTATAGTTTAGCATTTACATCGAGCGATATTAATTATGTAGTAACGGAAGCGCTTAAAGCCATACCTGAGCAAAGCGAATTTTATCAGTGTATCTCAGATGTGATCAAATGGCATAAGCAATATCCTGAAGACTGGAAACAAAGCTGGTTCGAGATCCAAAAGAAATGGTCGTCTGATGTTGGCTGTCCCGAAGGCGTTTTTCATCCTTTTGATATCGACGCTAAACTTAATTCGGCATATATAGTATTGGGTTTATTATATGGCAATGGTGATTTTACCAAAACGCTCGAAATAGCTACCCGTGCGGGTCAGGACTCAGATTGTAACCCCTCGTCTGTTGGTGGTATCCTGGGCGCCATGTTAGGATATAATAAAATTCCCGCATACTGGAAAATGGGCTTAAAAGATATAGAAGATATGGATTTTAAATACACCACCATGTCGCTTAATAAGGTTTACGCCATTAGTTATAAGCATGCGCTAGAAATGATAAAAAGAAATGGAGGGACTGTAGAGGCAGCTGATGTTACTATAAAGCTGCAGAAACCGGAAGCAGTGAGGTATGAAAAAAGCTTTGATGGCTTGTATCCAGTGGCTAAAAAATCATTGCCGCCTGTTAATAATCCAAATGAAATCACATTTGATTTTGAAGGTACAGGCTTTGCCTTGCGTGGCGCAGCCGATAAAAAGAAAAATAAGTTGCCCGATTATATTTTTGAAGCAGATATGTACATTGACGGGAATAAGGTGGAAACGGCCAAACTACCAACCAGGTATACTACTCGCCGCTATGAATTATTCTGGAAATACCAATTACCCAATAAAAAGCACACCGTACGGGTTTTAATTAAAAACCCTAATCCGGATTATGATTTGAGGGCCACAGAATATTTGGTTTACTCAGATAAACCTGCTGAAACTTCACACGCCAAATAG
- a CDS encoding RagB/SusD family nutrient uptake outer membrane protein, producing the protein MKSYYKYICAAILAISCASCKKYLDVTPENVGTIDYAFRNRNEAENYLFSCYATLQQFVYLENNVGFTTSAEVVFPNNVTDFRGLDPVGFNLIRGTQNTGNVGLNFWDGTNGGQAMFKALRRCNTMLENIDKPVDLTLDEKKRWIAEVKFLKAYYHYYLFRLYGPIPITDVNLPINSPEEAVKVKRAPVDSVVNYMVRLLDEAAPDLPVAIQNQAKELGRITKPIALSVKAEILATAASPLFNGNPDYISLKNKDGKALFNATYDATKWDKAATAALEAITVCEANGVKLHTFIPPGNIPSLNDSLKLELTLQTAITEKWEINTELIWALNPTFGRQGFCTPRFTALSVVNAFSNPGTFAIPIAEQELFYTNKGVPINEDKTWDYTNRYTIQAGDEANRYYIKQSYETVKAHFNREPRFYADVAFDGGIWFGNGIYNPESPFYVQGRGPSSFAGPHDNVNINITGYWPKKLVNYQSVYDDGFQAVDFHIPLIRLTGLYLLYAEALNEQGKPFAQVIPYIDRVRTRAGIPGVVEAWNNYSRNPNKYTTKDGLRQIIHQERRIELAFEGQAGWDLRRWKETQSVLSQPIQGWTVSEEQSLNYYRPRTVITPVFNVRNYLWPISDDALLHNSNLVQNTGW; encoded by the coding sequence ATGAAATCATATTACAAATATATATGTGCGGCAATATTGGCAATTAGCTGCGCGTCATGTAAAAAGTACCTTGACGTTACCCCTGAAAACGTTGGTACCATAGATTATGCGTTCAGGAACCGGAATGAGGCCGAAAATTATCTGTTTAGCTGCTACGCTACTTTACAGCAATTTGTATATCTGGAAAATAACGTAGGCTTCACCACCTCTGCCGAAGTAGTATTCCCCAATAATGTAACCGATTTTAGAGGACTTGATCCCGTAGGCTTTAACCTGATCAGGGGTACGCAAAATACCGGCAACGTTGGGTTGAATTTTTGGGATGGTACAAATGGCGGGCAGGCTATGTTCAAAGCGCTAAGGCGCTGCAATACCATGCTTGAAAATATTGACAAACCTGTTGACCTTACGCTTGATGAGAAAAAGAGGTGGATAGCCGAGGTGAAATTTTTGAAGGCCTATTATCATTACTACTTATTCCGTTTATATGGCCCCATTCCTATTACTGATGTAAACTTGCCTATCAATAGTCCGGAGGAAGCCGTAAAAGTAAAACGTGCCCCGGTTGATTCTGTGGTAAATTACATGGTAAGGTTACTTGACGAGGCTGCTCCCGATTTGCCGGTAGCAATACAAAACCAGGCTAAAGAGCTTGGCCGGATAACCAAGCCAATCGCGCTCTCGGTAAAAGCCGAAATTCTGGCAACCGCGGCAAGCCCGCTTTTTAATGGCAACCCGGATTATATAAGCTTGAAAAATAAAGATGGCAAGGCCCTGTTTAATGCAACTTATGATGCCACAAAATGGGATAAAGCAGCAACTGCTGCCCTGGAAGCCATTACTGTTTGTGAAGCTAATGGTGTCAAACTGCACACTTTTATTCCGCCGGGCAATATTCCAAGTCTTAATGATTCTTTAAAATTAGAATTAACGCTGCAAACTGCCATTACCGAAAAGTGGGAGATTAATACCGAATTGATTTGGGCATTAAATCCAACTTTTGGAAGGCAAGGCTTCTGTACCCCGAGGTTTACCGCGTTATCGGTTGTGAATGCCTTTTCAAATCCCGGAACGTTTGCTATACCTATTGCCGAGCAGGAATTGTTTTATACCAATAAAGGTGTGCCAATTAATGAAGACAAAACCTGGGATTATACCAACCGCTATACTATTCAGGCGGGCGACGAAGCCAATCGGTATTACATTAAACAATCATACGAAACTGTAAAAGCGCACTTTAACCGCGAACCCAGATTTTATGCCGATGTGGCATTTGACGGAGGGATATGGTTTGGTAATGGAATTTATAATCCGGAATCTCCCTTTTATGTACAGGGACGCGGTCCTTCGTCATTTGCAGGTCCGCATGATAACGTGAATATCAATATTACCGGCTACTGGCCTAAAAAACTGGTTAATTATCAATCAGTTTATGATGATGGCTTTCAGGCGGTTGATTTCCATATACCGTTGATAAGGCTTACCGGCTTGTACCTTTTATACGCCGAAGCATTGAATGAACAGGGTAAACCATTTGCACAGGTTATTCCATATATAGACAGGGTACGTACGAGGGCCGGTATACCTGGAGTTGTTGAAGCATGGAATAATTATTCCAGAAACCCGAATAAATATACTACCAAAGATGGTTTACGTCAGATCATACACCAGGAACGCCGCATAGAGCTGGCTTTTGAAGGCCAGGCCGGTTGGGACCTGCGCAGATGGAAAGAAACTCAGAGCGTGTTAAGCCAGCCAATTCAGGGGTGGACAGTAAGCGAAGAGCAGTCGCTCAACTACTATCGCCCGCGTACGGTAATTACACCTGTTTTTAACGTCAGGAATTATTTGTGGCCCATATCAGACGACGCTTTATTGCATAACAGCAATCTTGTTCAAAATACCGGCTGGTAA
- a CDS encoding RNA polymerase sigma-70 factor, protein MSDYGSYTDEQLTFYLKKGEQTAFTEIYNRYWRVMLAVAWNHCKDRAISKDIVHDVFISLWERRDQVNIQNLPGFLAGSVKLSVYHYYQKEQRRSELARKNFEYETIAKEEDKLDARFLQQYIDGMVEELPEKCRLVFRYSREIGMKNSEIAAQMQISEKGVEANLTRALKIIRGGLKKYGVMLIVAIHVYRSIF, encoded by the coding sequence ATGTCTGATTATGGCTCATATACAGATGAGCAGTTAACCTTTTATTTAAAAAAAGGTGAGCAAACTGCCTTTACCGAGATTTATAACCGATACTGGCGGGTAATGCTGGCTGTGGCATGGAATCACTGTAAGGATCGGGCTATTTCTAAAGACATTGTGCACGATGTGTTTATTTCGCTATGGGAAAGACGTGACCAGGTAAATATTCAAAACCTGCCCGGCTTTTTGGCTGGCTCGGTAAAATTAAGTGTGTATCACTATTATCAAAAAGAGCAACGGCGCAGTGAGCTCGCCCGGAAAAATTTTGAATATGAAACCATTGCTAAAGAAGAAGATAAACTGGACGCTCGCTTTTTGCAGCAGTATATTGATGGGATGGTTGAAGAACTCCCTGAAAAATGCCGCCTGGTATTTCGCTACAGCCGTGAAATTGGTATGAAAAACTCAGAGATAGCTGCCCAAATGCAGATTTCTGAAAAAGGGGTAGAGGCTAACCTGACCCGTGCCCTTAAGATCATTCGTGGGGGGCTTAAAAAATACGGCGTAATGTTAATTGTCGCCATTCATGTTTACCGTTCTATTTTCTGA
- a CDS encoding TonB-dependent receptor: protein MLAFMQVSASVFSQNITYKQSNVTLKQLFSEINKQTGYNVFWSPKGPQKNYTLSVDFKNIDLKDVLNTALKKFQLSYIIDGKTIIIKDAPVIKPPVKLAMIMADITITGSVKDAKGETLPGVNISVVDNPKQGTVTDNNGKFILDVKDGATIKVSFVGFKSQNFTVTSENKVFNITLAEDVQTADEVVVTAYNRKQTREALVGSVTTVKPGNLKIPASNLTNALAGQVAGIIAFTPSGQPGQDNSRFFIRGVTTFGYKQDPLILIDNVELTSADLARLNVDDIESFSILKDASATALYGARGGNGVILVKTKEGKVGKAQINVRVENASSQAVQSIQLADPITYMRLYNEAVRTRYPLNPIPYPENKIINTQAALNNEPGSNQYVYPAVDWLKMLFKDRTSTQRGNMSISGGGGVAKYYVAGSYSNDNGILRTDIRNNNNNNVKFQNYQLRSNVNINVSDKTELIVRLSGTFNEYNGPRTNDANTLSTDLYNLVMHTSPVDFPAYYPPDAANLNTKHILFGNIPSTTGGAGSYQYTNPYAALLSGHQNFSESRMLAQLELNQSMEFLTKGLNFHAIFSTNRYSYFRSQLYYNPFYYYASDYDKTTNQYTLQWINSQPNQATEYLSYDRDPYSDNLQTQVYMQGVLDYNRTFGKDHTVSAALIGTRQQQLYSNNKDPNIDQTKQNPYTLPYSLPYRNETLAGRVTYSYKGKYYLEGNFGYNGSERFSESHRFGFFPTIGASWIISEEKFWGSLYNVFDRFKLRASYGLVGNDQIGSQRFFYLSDVNLNGGNFASFGTNNGYNRNGVSINSYENDDVTWETSKQTNLGMEFTLLKKINVIAEVYQNDKYNILQARQSIPTTMGLESSISANIGKVRSKGVDISVDGKESIGKDLYIQLRGNFTYSANEFTQYEQPDYKESYRSNIGQPLNRYSGYVAERLFVDDNEARNSPSQIFSTNGFAPQGGDIKYRDLNGDGKIDQADQTFIGNPVIPQIVYGFGISTGYKNFDLSAFFQGQAKVSFFIDPARTAPFIKSPDPNAYYTGDTQLLKAYADDHWSEANQNLYALYPRLGPNGAIIENNRQQSTWWLRDGSFMRLKSLEIGYTLPARISKSLLVKNARIYFNGLNLFTWSPFKLWDPEQGGNAFAYPIQKVFNVGLNVSL, encoded by the coding sequence ATGCTTGCTTTTATGCAGGTTAGCGCATCGGTTTTTTCACAAAATATAACTTATAAGCAAAGCAATGTTACCCTGAAACAGCTTTTCAGCGAAATTAACAAGCAAACCGGATACAACGTGTTCTGGTCGCCGAAGGGGCCGCAGAAGAATTATACACTCAGTGTTGATTTTAAGAACATCGACCTTAAGGATGTGCTAAATACAGCCCTGAAGAAATTTCAGCTCTCTTACATTATTGATGGTAAAACCATCATCATTAAAGATGCACCTGTTATAAAGCCTCCCGTTAAGCTAGCTATGATCATGGCTGATATAACCATTACAGGATCGGTCAAAGATGCAAAAGGCGAAACACTTCCGGGTGTAAACATTTCCGTTGTGGACAACCCTAAGCAGGGTACAGTTACGGATAATAACGGTAAGTTTATTTTGGATGTGAAAGACGGAGCTACTATTAAAGTGAGCTTTGTTGGTTTTAAATCACAAAACTTTACGGTGACGTCTGAAAACAAGGTGTTTAATATCACGCTGGCAGAAGACGTACAGACCGCCGATGAAGTGGTGGTGACAGCCTATAACCGTAAACAAACCCGCGAGGCCCTGGTGGGCTCTGTTACCACGGTAAAACCGGGAAACTTAAAAATACCGGCGAGTAACTTAACCAATGCGTTGGCCGGACAGGTTGCCGGTATAATTGCCTTTACACCAAGTGGGCAGCCCGGACAAGATAATTCAAGGTTTTTTATACGCGGGGTAACCACATTTGGCTACAAACAGGATCCATTGATTTTGATTGACAACGTTGAATTAACTTCAGCTGACCTGGCCAGGTTAAATGTTGATGACATTGAAAGCTTTTCGATATTGAAAGATGCCAGCGCCACCGCATTATATGGCGCGCGGGGAGGTAACGGTGTTATTTTGGTTAAAACAAAAGAGGGGAAGGTAGGCAAGGCCCAAATCAATGTAAGGGTAGAGAATGCATCTTCGCAGGCGGTGCAATCGATTCAACTCGCTGATCCTATCACCTATATGAGGCTTTATAACGAAGCGGTAAGAACACGTTACCCGCTCAACCCAATCCCGTATCCTGAAAATAAAATCATCAACACGCAGGCTGCCTTAAATAATGAACCCGGCAGCAATCAGTATGTATATCCCGCGGTTGACTGGCTTAAAATGCTGTTTAAAGACCGTACCAGTACACAGCGTGGTAACATGAGTATATCCGGCGGCGGCGGTGTGGCCAAGTATTATGTGGCTGGTTCTTATAGCAATGATAACGGTATTTTACGAACCGACATCAGAAATAATAACAACAATAATGTTAAGTTTCAAAACTACCAGTTGCGCTCAAATGTAAATATCAACGTTAGCGATAAAACGGAACTGATTGTACGCTTATCAGGTACTTTTAATGAGTATAATGGTCCGCGTACTAATGACGCCAATACGTTATCAACTGATTTGTATAACCTGGTGATGCACACCAGCCCGGTTGATTTTCCGGCATATTACCCGCCCGATGCTGCTAATCTCAACACCAAGCACATTTTGTTTGGCAATATACCGTCTACTACCGGCGGGGCAGGATCGTATCAGTATACAAACCCATACGCGGCATTGCTTTCCGGTCACCAGAATTTTTCAGAATCAAGAATGCTGGCCCAGCTGGAGCTTAATCAAAGCATGGAGTTTTTAACCAAAGGGCTAAATTTTCATGCAATTTTCAGTACTAACAGGTACTCTTATTTCCGGTCGCAATTATATTATAATCCGTTTTATTATTACGCGTCTGATTATGATAAAACCACAAACCAATACACGCTGCAGTGGATAAATTCACAGCCTAACCAGGCAACAGAATATCTTTCCTATGACCGGGATCCCTATTCTGATAACCTGCAAACCCAGGTTTACATGCAGGGAGTATTGGATTACAACAGAACTTTTGGGAAGGATCATACAGTAAGCGCAGCGCTGATCGGAACCCGTCAGCAGCAACTGTACTCCAACAATAAAGATCCTAATATTGATCAAACAAAGCAAAATCCGTACACATTACCTTACTCATTACCTTATCGTAATGAAACCTTAGCCGGACGTGTTACCTATTCATATAAAGGCAAATACTATCTTGAAGGTAACTTTGGTTATAACGGATCTGAGCGTTTTTCTGAAAGCCACCGTTTTGGTTTCTTTCCAACTATCGGCGCATCCTGGATCATATCTGAAGAGAAATTCTGGGGCAGTTTGTACAACGTGTTCGATCGGTTTAAACTGCGTGCAAGCTATGGTTTGGTTGGTAATGACCAAATTGGAAGCCAGCGTTTTTTCTATCTGTCAGACGTAAATCTTAACGGGGGCAACTTTGCAAGTTTTGGAACCAACAATGGTTATAATCGTAACGGTGTATCTATAAATAGTTATGAAAATGACGATGTAACCTGGGAAACATCTAAGCAAACTAACCTGGGGATGGAATTTACCCTGCTTAAAAAGATAAACGTGATTGCCGAGGTTTATCAGAACGATAAATACAACATTCTGCAGGCGCGCCAAAGCATTCCCACAACAATGGGTTTGGAATCAAGTATATCGGCCAATATTGGCAAGGTAAGGTCAAAGGGGGTTGATATTTCAGTTGACGGTAAAGAATCAATAGGTAAGGATTTATATATCCAGTTAAGAGGAAACTTCACTTATTCGGCCAACGAGTTTACACAGTATGAACAGCCTGATTACAAGGAAAGCTATCGGAGCAATATAGGGCAGCCGCTTAACCGTTATTCGGGATATGTAGCCGAGCGCTTATTTGTTGACGATAATGAGGCCCGCAACTCGCCTTCACAAATATTCAGTACTAATGGTTTTGCACCCCAGGGGGGCGACATTAAATACCGCGATTTAAATGGCGATGGTAAAATTGATCAGGCCGATCAGACATTTATTGGCAATCCGGTAATACCTCAGATAGTATATGGCTTTGGTATTTCAACCGGTTATAAAAACTTTGATCTGTCGGCATTTTTTCAGGGACAGGCAAAAGTATCTTTCTTTATTGATCCGGCCCGTACGGCTCCCTTTATCAAGAGTCCCGATCCTAACGCTTACTATACAGGCGACACACAATTGTTGAAAGCATATGCAGATGATCACTGGTCTGAAGCTAACCAAAACCTGTACGCTTTATATCCGCGGCTTGGCCCAAATGGTGCTATTATCGAGAATAACAGGCAGCAAAGTACCTGGTGGTTACGCGACGGCAGTTTCATGCGGCTTAAATCATTAGAGATAGGCTACACACTGCCGGCCCGGATTTCAAAATCCCTGCTGGTTAAAAATGCCAGGATATACTTTAACGGTCTTAACCTGTTCACCTGGAGCCCTTTCAAACTGTGGGACCCTGAGCAGGGCGGTAATGCTTTTGCATATCCCATTCAAAAGGTATTTAACGTGGGTTTAAATGTTAGCTTATAG
- the rbsK gene encoding ribokinase: protein MCAKILVVGSNNTDMVIKADRLPKAGETILGGTFFMNPGGKGANQAVAAARLGGQVTFISKIGNDVFGKQAVQLFKDGGIDTSFIFSDPDNPSGVALITVDNAAENCIVVASGANATLLPKDLQEAKTEIENAGVVLMQLEIPLETVEYVTAIASSCNVPIILNPAPICALSDKLLKNLYIITPNSVEASMLTGIKVIDQESAKLAAIAIHKKGVKIVIITLGAEGALIFNNGEFIMVAAEKVKPVDTTAAGDVFNGALAIAVAEGKGIETAVRFACKAAGIAVTRLGAQSSAPYKREMGIF from the coding sequence ATGTGCGCTAAAATTTTAGTAGTAGGAAGTAACAATACCGATATGGTTATAAAAGCAGATCGCCTGCCCAAAGCCGGTGAAACCATACTCGGAGGAACCTTTTTTATGAATCCGGGCGGCAAGGGTGCCAACCAGGCTGTGGCCGCCGCGCGATTAGGCGGACAAGTTACTTTTATTTCAAAAATAGGTAACGATGTATTTGGTAAACAAGCCGTTCAGCTATTTAAAGATGGGGGAATTGACACTTCATTTATATTTTCAGACCCGGACAACCCGTCGGGTGTGGCGCTGATTACCGTTGATAACGCAGCCGAAAACTGTATAGTGGTGGCATCCGGCGCCAATGCTACGCTGTTACCCAAAGACTTGCAGGAAGCAAAAACGGAAATTGAAAATGCCGGTGTCGTTTTAATGCAGCTTGAAATCCCTCTTGAAACTGTTGAATATGTTACCGCGATAGCCAGCTCCTGCAATGTTCCGATAATCCTCAATCCGGCACCAATATGTGCTTTATCCGATAAGTTATTGAAGAACCTTTACATTATTACTCCAAACAGTGTTGAAGCGAGCATGCTTACAGGGATAAAGGTAATTGACCAGGAGTCGGCTAAACTTGCTGCAATAGCAATACACAAAAAGGGTGTAAAAATTGTAATCATTACCCTGGGGGCTGAAGGTGCTCTGATTTTTAACAACGGCGAGTTTATAATGGTAGCTGCCGAAAAAGTTAAGCCTGTTGATACTACCGCGGCAGGCGACGTGTTCAATGGAGCTCTGGCCATAGCCGTTGCGGAAGGAAAAGGTATAGAAACCGCTGTAAGGTTTGCCTGTAAAGCCGCGGGGATAGCAGTAACCAGATTGGGCGCACAATCATCAGCTCCTTACAAAAGAGAAATGGGAATTTTTTAA
- a CDS encoding GRP family sugar transporter, with translation MFIVENYGTAVLLCVITMVCWGSWANTQKLSARSWRFELFYWDYVIGILLFSIISAFTLGSMGNQGRSFLPNLMQADSDNIGSALLGGIIFNAANILFSAAIAIAGMAVAFPISIGLALVVGVFINYAAAQKGDPVILFLGVGLIVIAIILNAIAYKKASSANKQVSSKGILISLLAGILMSFFYRFIAASMDLENFASPVAGKMTAYTAVLVFSVGIFISNFVFNTILMRKPIDGNPVTYAAYFKGKFKTHLVGILGGLIWGLGNSLNLIAAGKAGPAISYGLGQGATLIAALWGVFIWKEFRNAPRSVNSYLMVMFLFFIIGIGLIIYAGK, from the coding sequence ATGTTTATCGTTGAGAATTATGGTACAGCCGTGTTATTATGCGTAATAACCATGGTTTGCTGGGGATCATGGGCCAATACCCAAAAACTGTCGGCCAGGTCATGGCGGTTTGAATTATTTTATTGGGATTACGTTATCGGCATTTTACTATTTTCTATTATTTCGGCTTTTACGCTGGGTAGCATGGGTAACCAGGGAAGGAGTTTCCTGCCTAATCTTATGCAGGCCGATAGCGATAATATAGGCAGCGCCTTACTGGGCGGAATTATATTTAATGCCGCGAACATTCTTTTTTCGGCGGCTATTGCTATTGCGGGTATGGCAGTGGCTTTCCCGATCAGTATAGGTCTTGCGCTAGTAGTGGGTGTGTTTATTAATTACGCTGCAGCTCAAAAAGGTGATCCGGTTATCCTTTTTCTGGGTGTAGGGTTAATTGTAATTGCTATTATTCTTAACGCCATAGCCTATAAAAAGGCTTCCTCGGCTAATAAGCAAGTGTCATCAAAAGGGATTCTTATTTCGTTGTTGGCCGGTATCCTGATGTCGTTTTTTTATCGCTTTATAGCTGCATCTATGGATTTAGAAAACTTTGCAAGTCCGGTGGCGGGCAAAATGACCGCCTATACCGCTGTGTTGGTCTTTTCGGTAGGTATTTTCATAAGCAATTTTGTTTTTAATACTATTTTGATGAGGAAACCAATAGATGGGAACCCGGTTACTTATGCGGCATATTTTAAAGGAAAGTTTAAAACGCATCTGGTTGGTATTCTTGGTGGTTTAATATGGGGCTTGGGTAACTCCCTTAACCTTATAGCAGCCGGTAAGGCAGGGCCTGCAATCTCTTATGGCTTAGGGCAGGGCGCAACTTTAATAGCGGCATTGTGGGGAGTATTTATCTGGAAAGAATTCAGGAATGCACCCCGTAGCGTAAATTCATATCTTATGGTTATGTTTTTGTTTTTTATAATTGGGATAGGTTTAATTATATATGCCGGCAAATAA
- a CDS encoding FecR family protein: MNRQTIYDLIKKDKEGTATASEKQALAKWYNSVSNQEAEFPEDEERVREEMLARLMSEINFPKTRSFNYQKWAVAASVLIMLTAGLIVFNAKYKESKKQGAALSQNIQPGSNKAILTLANGTKVRLADISNGKILQQGGSRVIKTTDGKLIYDAGSGVPANDALQYNTMETPKGGQYQLLLPDGTRVWLNAATSLKYPVSFALSKERVVELNGEAYFEVAHDKAHPFRVVSNKQSVEVLGTHFNVNAYPDEPNTKTTLLEGSVKVTSGNDKAILKPNQESDLTTNFKISDVDAQEAISWKNGDFRFDEEPLEIVMRQIARWYDVKVVFEDESVKKETLVAVTKRFDSIAKLLKIIEQTTDARFIIEGSTIRVAKHK, encoded by the coding sequence TTGAACCGCCAAACAATTTACGACTTAATAAAAAAAGATAAGGAGGGCACTGCCACAGCTTCAGAGAAGCAGGCGTTGGCCAAATGGTACAACAGTGTTTCCAATCAGGAAGCTGAATTTCCGGAAGACGAAGAACGTGTTCGCGAGGAAATGCTGGCACGCCTGATGAGCGAGATCAATTTCCCAAAAACAAGATCTTTTAACTACCAAAAATGGGCCGTTGCCGCATCGGTACTGATTATGCTTACTGCCGGCTTAATTGTATTTAACGCCAAATACAAGGAAAGCAAAAAACAAGGTGCCGCACTCAGTCAAAATATTCAGCCTGGTAGCAACAAAGCCATTTTAACACTTGCTAACGGAACTAAAGTGCGGTTAGCCGATATCAGCAATGGTAAAATACTGCAGCAGGGCGGAAGCCGTGTTATAAAAACAACCGACGGAAAATTGATTTATGACGCTGGTTCAGGTGTGCCGGCGAACGATGCGTTGCAATACAATACCATGGAAACACCAAAAGGAGGGCAGTATCAGCTGCTTTTGCCCGATGGCACCAGGGTGTGGCTTAATGCGGCCACATCATTAAAATACCCGGTTAGCTTCGCATTATCAAAAGAGCGTGTAGTTGAGCTCAATGGCGAAGCTTATTTCGAAGTAGCGCATGATAAAGCACATCCGTTCCGGGTGGTTAGCAATAAACAGAGTGTGGAGGTTTTAGGAACTCATTTTAACGTGAATGCCTATCCCGATGAACCCAACACCAAAACCACGCTGTTGGAAGGTTCTGTTAAAGTTACTTCAGGAAACGATAAGGCTATATTAAAGCCAAACCAGGAATCTGATCTTACTACCAATTTTAAAATTTCGGACGTAGACGCGCAGGAAGCGATAAGTTGGAAAAATGGCGATTTCAGGTTTGATGAAGAGCCTCTGGAAATTGTTATGCGGCAGATAGCCCGGTGGTATGATGTAAAAGTTGTATTTGAGGATGAGAGCGTAAAAAAAGAAACGCTTGTTGCTGTAACCAAACGATTTGACAGTATAGCCAAATTATTAAAGATCATTGAGCAAACCACTGATGCCCGGTTCATTATTGAGGGGTCTACCATCAGGGTTGCAAAACATAAATAA